Within Metabacillus sp. KUDC1714, the genomic segment TGGAAGAGAGCTAAAAAGGAATGGAAAGTATTCTTTTCTCAATAAGAAAGAAATGATTAGAAGATCTAAAGAATATCTAAAGCGCTTGGGTCAAGAAATATCACCAGAAGCATTAGTTTCATCTTTAGGGGTGGGGCAACAACAATTAGTCGAAATTGCTAAAGCACTTACTATTGATACAAAGTTAATTATTATGGATGAACCTACATCGAGTTTAAGTGGTTCAGAGGCTCAACAGCTTTTAAAAACAATTATAGAATTAAGAAAACAAGGTATTGCAATCGTTTACATTTCACATCGATTAGAGGAACTGAAACAAATTGGTGATCGGATTACAATTTTAAGAGATGGTAATGCCATTGACACTTTGGAAGTAAAAGAAACGAGTACCGACAAAATGGTTCAATTAATGGTTGGAAGAAAATTAAAGGATAAATTCCCGAAAGAATCATTCAAATTGGGAGAGGAAGGCCTAACAGTAGAAAATTTACGTTTAAAAGGAGGGATAAATAATGTAAGTTTTACTGCTTATCAAGGGCAGATATTAGGGATATCAGGATTAGTAGGTGCTGGACGTACAGAAGTTGCTAGAGGGATTTTTGGAGTTGATCCGGTAGAATCAGGTAAAGTTTTTGTCTTTGGTAAAGAAGTGAAAATTAAATCACCGAAAGATGCGATTCAAGCAGGATTAGCTTTTATTACGGAAAATCGAAAAACGGAAGGACTTATTTTAGATGAGTCATTAAAAAACAATATGTCAATTGCCAGCTTGAAAAATTATAAAAAGGGTCCATTTATTCAATGGGAACAAATTAAGAAAAGTTCAGAGAATTACATTCAAGAGCTACAAATTCGACCATCCAATACTGAAAAACATGCTAGGAATTTAAGTGGTGGGAACCAGCAAAAGGTTGTTATTGCAAAATGGTTGGCAACTCAAGCAAAAATATTTATTTTTGACGAACCTACTAGGGGAATAGATGTTGGGGCCAAGGTTGAAGTGTACCGTTTAATTAATTCGTTAGTGAGTGACGGAGCGGTAGTCATTATAATTTCTTCTGAGTTGCCTGAGATTCTTGGTATATGTGATCGAGTGTTAGTAATGAATGAAGGGGAAATTACTGCTGATCTACTGAAGGAAGAAGCGAACCAAGAAGTAATAATGAAAGCTGCTACAGGGGGGATGTAACATGTCAGGAATAGTGTTAGAAAAAAAGAATGCTAGTACAGGAATGACGAAAAAAGAATTTATTAGTAAGTTCGGTTCTTTATTGGGATTGGTTTTGTTAGTCATAACATTGTCACTTCTAAATGCTCAGTTTTTTACGGTTAATAATTTTATGAATATCGCTAATCAGACCTCTATTAACGCTTTATTGGCTTTAGGAGTGTTGCTTCCTATTTTAACAGCAGGTATCGATTTGTCTATCGGAGCAATTTTGGCCATTTCGATTATGATGATGGGGGTTGTAACTGTCAATTTTGGAGCAAATCCTTTTGTAGGTATCTTGGTTTGCTTAGTAACTGGAGCTTTTTTTGGTCTAGTAAACGGACTCTTGTTAACCAAGCTTCGACTTCCGCATCCATTTATTTCAACTTTAGGAACAATGAATATAGCTCGAGGACTTGCCCTAATTGTTACAGGAGCGGCCCCTATCGCAGGATTTCCAGTGTTTATACAGTATTTTGGAAGTGGAAACATTGCAGGGACAGTGCCATTTAGTTTTATACTTGTGCTAATCATGGCGGTATTAATCCATATCTTTTTAAACCGAACTATGACAGGGCGCTATATCTATGCAATCGGAGGTAACAAAGAAGCCGCACGTCTGTCAGGTATCAATGTCAATAAAGTTCTTGTACTCGTTTATGTATTGAGTGGATTAATGGCAGGATTAGCTGGATTGGTAATGGTAGGTCGTGTAAATTCGGCATTTCCATTAGCTGGAATGGGCTATGAATTAGATGCAATTGCTGCAGTTATCATTGGTGGAGCTAGTTTATTTGGTGGTGTAGGAACTGTATGGGGCACGTTGATCGGAGCCTTAATAATTGCGGTCTTACGTAACGGTCTAAACTTGATCGGAGTACCTGCAGATTTACAATTAGCCTTTATCGGTTTTGTTATCATTGCAGCTGTTTATGTCGACGTTTTAAGGCAAAAACCAAATAAAAATTAAGATTATAGTTTTAAGTTAGCAGTTACGATAATAAAGAGCGTAATTGGGAAAAGAGAGATATTGTAAATATAAATAACTGAAAATTCAGACTTCTAATCAACATGGATTAAATTAATAAATTATAATAATTTAGGAGGATATCAATGAAAAAACATTTTTTATTTCAAATAATCGTATTAATAATGTTGTTGTGCACATTGGTTGGTTGCAACACAAATAATACAACAAGTGAATCTGCAGATACGTCTTCTAATGAGGAAAAACCAAAAGTGGTCGTTGTTTTACAATCTTTAACAAGTGAATACTGGAATTTTGTTCAAGCGGGGGCAAAGCAGGCATTTAAAGATTTTAATGTTGATGGAACAATATTAGGACCTTCATCAGAATCTCAAGTTATGGAACAAATAAATATGATGCAGGATGCTTTGACAAAAGGACCAGATGCTTTAGTTGTCTCAGCTACTCAACCAGAAACTGCAATTCCAACATTTAATCAATATAAGGAAAGTGATATCCCTGTCCTTCTTATCAACCAAGATGTAGATTGGGACAACAAAGTTACTTTTATTGGTACTGATAATTTCACTGCTGGGAAAAAGGGAGGGGAGTTATTAGCATCAATGCTTCAAAAAGGGGATAAAGTTGCCCTAATTGGTGGAGTATTAGGAAGTCAAACTCATAGAGATCGCCTTGATGGTGCGAAAGAAGCATTAGTTGCCGCTGGTATGGAAGTTGTTGCTGAACAACCTGCTGATAGTGACAAAAGTAAAGCAATGAACGTAATGGAAAATATCATTGAAAGTAATACAGGTTTAAAAGGTGTATTTGTAAGTAGTGATGATATGGCAATGGGAGCTTCAAGAGGTGTACAGAATAAAGGAGCAGATGTTCAGGTTGTTGGATTGGATGGTACGGTTGAATCGCTTGAATCAGTTATTAAAGATAATACAGTTGGTACGGTTGCACAAAATCCTTATGATATGGGATATAAGGGAGTAGAAAATGCAATTAAAGCCATCAAAGGTGATAGTGTCGAAAAAAGAATTGATACAGGTGCAGAGGTTATTACTAAAGAGAATGCTCAAGAGAGACTTGATTTCTTAAAAAGTATTTCGGAATAGTAGATATCTAGTAACTTTGTATTCACAAGTAAAGAGATCGAATCTCTCTTTAGATCATCATAAAAAGTCCTTGGTATTACTCAAATACTAAGGACTTTTTATATTACCGTGAATTAGGTTTATAGTTTTTAATCCAAAAACAAAGCTTCAATTTTCTAGTGCAAATTAATTAAAAATCAACCAAATTTTATAACATGCACCATTTTCAGTCTGTGAAGTAAGAGTTAATGATATTATAATAAAATGTGATAAATATATTGGGTAATAGTTCCAAAAAGGTAGGAGATATTTTTTGAGAGATTTAGATAGCATTATTGAAGAGATTCGGGAATTTTCAAAAGCGAATGAGTTACTTTCTTATCGTGAAGTAGAAGAATTACAGAATGTATTATATGAAGATGAAGTAATTATACATATAACGATCGGTAGTGTTGAAGGTTATAAGGGCTTATTTTTAGCTACTGTTTATCGAGTGCTGTTTATTTATCATAATGAAATAAGTCAGCCTAAAGTGTTGGAAGTTCCCTATGAAAAATTAGAATATATTCATGTAAAACAACTAAATCATTATGTAGCAATGGAATTGTTTTTTGCAGGAACGAAAATTGAAATCATGGATTTGCCTCCAGATGATGCAAACACTATTAAGGATGAAGTGAATTTTCAAATAGATACCTATAATCCTGCAAATAAAACGGGTAAAACACAGAAACGGAAGTTTGGATTCCTTCGTTATATTTTATTTATAGGAATTGCAGTACTAACGGGATACATAGTAGGGCCTCAATTTCATGTAGTAGAGGTATATGATGAAGCTATTACTGATTCCTTGACTAAGGAAGAAGGTGAAGAAAAATATCAATTGGAATTCTCTAATTTAGCAATAGAGAAGGGTGAGTATGACACAACAGTTAAAGGGATAATTAAGAATAACTCAGATAAGGAATATCGTTACATAAGTGTAGATATTCAATATTACAATAAAAAAGGTGCAATCGTAGATAGTCAAATAACATCTGCATATGATTTAAAACCAGGAATGTCTTGGGATTTAAACTCATCTTCCATTAGTGAGTATGCAGAAAGCTTTGAAATAGTAAGTGTGTATGTGGAAGAAGCAGAGTAAAATATTTAAAAATAGTGGATTAAAGCAACTTTTGTCTTTTAATCCACTATTTATTTGTAATAAGCCAAGTTAATGTTTATCCAATTAAACTCATCACCAGAAAGAAATAGCTCAATTAAAATTCACATTAAGAATTGCTTAACTTTCGATAGTCCACAGGAGTATAATTTGTTTCTTTTTTAAAAAGCTTCGTAAAATATGAATAATTTCCATACCCTACTTTATCAGAAATTATATGAACAGGAAGGTCTGTATTATTTAGTAAATCTTTCGCAATGTCCACTCTTTTTTTAATAATGTAATTTACAAGTGATATACCAGTTTCCTTTTTGAAATATCTCGCAATATAATCTGGGCTAAGATAAACAATTTTTGCTAAGCTAGTTCTCGTAATGTTTTCCTGATAATTTTGATCAATATAATCACAAATTGTATTGACGACAGATTTCTGTGAGTTAGTAAATGCCATATAGTCTAGCGAAACATCAACTAAATAAGAAATGTAAATCATTAAATCATCTATAGATCTTGATGATTGAGCTAGTAATAAATCGCCAGTCTTCCCTTGAAATAACTTATTAGCTAGAATTTCTTTTTTCTTTAGATGAGTATAGATTAATTGTGTAATATCTAATCTAAAACTGCACAACACATTTTGATCTAACGCATTTTTTTCTAATAAGTTTGTAAGGTATTGATAGCATTTATTAATGAAACTTAATTTATTGTCTGTTTCGAGATAATGCTCCAATAGTTGTAAATTTGGTTCAACATATTTTTTGACTTCTTTTATGGTCGTTTCTAATAGGAAGGTTTTGTTTCTAAAATCTACAGTTTCTTTACTCAGCACTTGAATGTCCTTAACAGTAGTTGGAAAATTGTCTAAAGGACTTATAGCTCCAATCCTACATTGGACATCGCACTTTAATTGATTGTTAATGGCTGCAATTATCTGGTTACAAGAAGAGAGCAAGTCCTTAGATGATACTTCAGAAGTACAATCTAGTAATTTGAAAATAGCAAGATACTCTTCTTTACTTTTACTAAATTCTAGAAAACTATCTAAACGAAAAGAAGCATCTTTGAACGCTTCTGCAATAATAGATTTTAACCTATTTTGTAAATTGTTTTCTTTATCAAATAACGAAATTATTTCCATGTTATCGACTAATGTATAAGGAAATAAATCAAGAAGTAGTGGCACAAAATAATCATGCAAAGAATAATCTATCTGTTTGATTTTTAGTTGTTCTTGTAATTCTTCATTAGATATAGAGTCGTTGTTTTTTAAATAAGTGTGCCAAAAATGTTCTACTATTTCTTCTTTGTTTTGCTGCCAGTAATGCCCAACTTTTACTGCATCATCTTTTACTTGACTTTGTTTCACTTTATTTATTGCCTTTTTAATTATTAATTCAAGTTTATCGAATTCAATCGGTTTTAAATAATATTCAAAACTTTGAAGTTCAATTGCTTTTTGGGCGTAGTTAAAGTCAGCAAAATTAGTTAAATAGATAGCTTGAACATTAAAGCCCTCAGATCTTATCCAAGCCAATAATTCAAGCCCACTACCTTGGGGCATTTCTATATCGGAAATTAAAATATGGACCATATTTTTATCAAATATTTTTTTCGCCTGACGTATATTGTAAGCGGAGTAAATATGTTGGATGCCTAAAGAAGTCCAATCTATTTTTTGTTCTAAAGCAGATACGACAAATCGATCATCGTCAACAATCAACACATTCATTTACAATTCACTCCTCAAAAATGAGATAGGGTAAGATTAGCACAATTTCTGCGCCGTCATCTAAATTATTAGAAAATTCTATCGTAAATTCGCCACTATACATTAATCTAAGTCTTTGAACGACATTGTTGATTCCAATCTTTTCGCCATGTTGATCAGTTAAAGGAATATTGTTCTTAAGCTTATTCAATATATCAGCAGGGAATCCTGGACCATTATCTTTTAAAGTTATTTTGATAAACTTCTTATTATCTATATATTGTAACCTTAAGGATATTTTGACTTGTTCATCTAGAGAAACTGAGTATTTAATCGTATTTTCAATAAATGTTTGTAACACTAAAGGCGGAATTTTCATTTTTTCAATATCATTCTCAATAAAAATATCAAAAAGAAAAGCGTCACCGTGTACTAATTTTTGTATTGCTAGATAATCGTTAATATGGTTTAATTCCTTTTCTAGTTTTACAAAGTTTTGATTTGTTTGAAATAAATATCTGAAATATTTAGATGTGGATAAGGCCATTTCTTTTATTTCTTTATACAGCTCCATTTGCGCCATGCTATAAATGGTCGTTAAACAATTTAGAT encodes:
- a CDS encoding sugar ABC transporter ATP-binding protein is translated as MTELLRLENICKGFSGIPVLKNIDLDVRAGEVHVLLGENGAGKSTMIKIMTGSYIKDEGEMFWEGKKVNIQNPSDAMKLGIATIYQELNLIPELPVYENIFLGRELKRNGKYSFLNKKEMIRRSKEYLKRLGQEISPEALVSSLGVGQQQLVEIAKALTIDTKLIIMDEPTSSLSGSEAQQLLKTIIELRKQGIAIVYISHRLEELKQIGDRITILRDGNAIDTLEVKETSTDKMVQLMVGRKLKDKFPKESFKLGEEGLTVENLRLKGGINNVSFTAYQGQILGISGLVGAGRTEVARGIFGVDPVESGKVFVFGKEVKIKSPKDAIQAGLAFITENRKTEGLILDESLKNNMSIASLKNYKKGPFIQWEQIKKSSENYIQELQIRPSNTEKHARNLSGGNQQKVVIAKWLATQAKIFIFDEPTRGIDVGAKVEVYRLINSLVSDGAVVIIISSELPEILGICDRVLVMNEGEITADLLKEEANQEVIMKAATGGM
- a CDS encoding ABC transporter permease → MSGIVLEKKNASTGMTKKEFISKFGSLLGLVLLVITLSLLNAQFFTVNNFMNIANQTSINALLALGVLLPILTAGIDLSIGAILAISIMMMGVVTVNFGANPFVGILVCLVTGAFFGLVNGLLLTKLRLPHPFISTLGTMNIARGLALIVTGAAPIAGFPVFIQYFGSGNIAGTVPFSFILVLIMAVLIHIFLNRTMTGRYIYAIGGNKEAARLSGINVNKVLVLVYVLSGLMAGLAGLVMVGRVNSAFPLAGMGYELDAIAAVIIGGASLFGGVGTVWGTLIGALIIAVLRNGLNLIGVPADLQLAFIGFVIIAAVYVDVLRQKPNKN
- a CDS encoding sugar ABC transporter substrate-binding protein, encoding MKKHFLFQIIVLIMLLCTLVGCNTNNTTSESADTSSNEEKPKVVVVLQSLTSEYWNFVQAGAKQAFKDFNVDGTILGPSSESQVMEQINMMQDALTKGPDALVVSATQPETAIPTFNQYKESDIPVLLINQDVDWDNKVTFIGTDNFTAGKKGGELLASMLQKGDKVALIGGVLGSQTHRDRLDGAKEALVAAGMEVVAEQPADSDKSKAMNVMENIIESNTGLKGVFVSSDDMAMGASRGVQNKGADVQVVGLDGTVESLESVIKDNTVGTVAQNPYDMGYKGVENAIKAIKGDSVEKRIDTGAEVITKENAQERLDFLKSISE
- a CDS encoding FxLYD domain-containing protein — protein: MRDLDSIIEEIREFSKANELLSYREVEELQNVLYEDEVIIHITIGSVEGYKGLFLATVYRVLFIYHNEISQPKVLEVPYEKLEYIHVKQLNHYVAMELFFAGTKIEIMDLPPDDANTIKDEVNFQIDTYNPANKTGKTQKRKFGFLRYILFIGIAVLTGYIVGPQFHVVEVYDEAITDSLTKEEGEEKYQLEFSNLAIEKGEYDTTVKGIIKNNSDKEYRYISVDIQYYNKKGAIVDSQITSAYDLKPGMSWDLNSSSISEYAESFEIVSVYVEEAE
- a CDS encoding response regulator transcription factor, which produces MNVLIVDDDRFVVSALEQKIDWTSLGIQHIYSAYNIRQAKKIFDKNMVHILISDIEMPQGSGLELLAWIRSEGFNVQAIYLTNFADFNYAQKAIELQSFEYYLKPIEFDKLELIIKKAINKVKQSQVKDDAVKVGHYWQQNKEEIVEHFWHTYLKNNDSISNEELQEQLKIKQIDYSLHDYFVPLLLDLFPYTLVDNMEIISLFDKENNLQNRLKSIIAEAFKDASFRLDSFLEFSKSKEEYLAIFKLLDCTSEVSSKDLLSSCNQIIAAINNQLKCDVQCRIGAISPLDNFPTTVKDIQVLSKETVDFRNKTFLLETTIKEVKKYVEPNLQLLEHYLETDNKLSFINKCYQYLTNLLEKNALDQNVLCSFRLDITQLIYTHLKKKEILANKLFQGKTGDLLLAQSSRSIDDLMIYISYLVDVSLDYMAFTNSQKSVVNTICDYIDQNYQENITRTSLAKIVYLSPDYIARYFKKETGISLVNYIIKKRVDIAKDLLNNTDLPVHIISDKVGYGNYSYFTKLFKKETNYTPVDYRKLSNS